The DNA segment CATCTTTCTTAGATGCATCTTTCTTAGAGAGTGGTTTGGTATGAGCCTCCGAATGATCCTTGGTCTTGGAATGTGGCGCGGACCGGGCCCTACTTCGGGTCCTACTTGGTTCACTATATTGCCTTTCAATGGCTTTGGCAACAACATTTTCTACTAATGCttgtagctccgcaccagttatatGTATTCTAGTGTTATCTGGGCCTTCCTTTGGGTGACTGTTTACTTCTTCAGACTTAGCCATGTGGCTTTAGgtgctacataaaagtaaggacaaggtctatttagaggcctaaacagtattatcgttcttgacgatttattaaccatggtaaataagagccatattagttaatttgttaattaatttCATTCAGGACTTTTATTAGCTATTTTACCCTATAATGAattatatattggcacaataggcctagtcacttggacaaatttctaaatttgaatttagatttttataggattaaaaTTTGAATAATTAAAACAATCAATCCTTTTCTTGGCAGGGGGTCTATAAACCacggctgcctttttgttttatatgacattagttataacccgtaggcattatgtcacaatcagatatatatatatatatatatagcatatAAATTTGGATAATTTAttaaagggtgacatgtgtgattttacggaTCACACTAGCCAAGAAtgctaacatgtttacagatgttaacagagattgaatctttttaaacaggttctaccatattggccaggtctttaatatgacattcaagctaggttttacctttttaagattcttattgttaaaatggtaaattaaaataataattgccATTTTTTTCCATTTATTCGTATATTATATTTATGCATATTATTTAAAAATGagaaacttaaattaaccatttcaaataaaattaactaacaagagtttgccctaaacgggacttttacacaaataacatacccacgcaggggctaaactaacaaacaaacccacgcaggggtcaaacagaaacaaacaaacccacgcaggggtagaacagaaacaaacaaacccacaCAGGAGTCAAACATAAAGGAAAAAttatgcccacgcaggggcagagtacaggaataaatgtcctcgcagggacatgattaAATAACTAGCAAACAAGGATTTAGTAGCCCTTCTTGCTTTTTCCCTTGATTAAATctaccatcttcttaaacatcccACGATTATGCCGACGCTCTTCCCGCAATTCATGCCGCATTTCACGTCGCACGTCGTTTATCCCttgaaggatttcttgaacttgtgGCGGCGACATCATCGGTGCCGGCGGTGGTAGCGGATAatgcggtggttgaggaggctgcggctgctgataTCCATATGATGGGTATCCATAGGTCGGTTGTCCCGTAGTCCAAGGACCTCCAAAAGTACCTTCCGGATTGAGAGAGTTGTAGTTCGCAGCTACCCAGTAGGGATCCTCTGTAAAGTTATATCCTGGGGGAAACGTCTGCTCGAAGGGATTATATGCTGCCGCGCTAGtataagcagggattgggtttCCGAAATACTGTGGTGGTGGCGGCGCGATTGGCGCTGAAGTTACTTCTGAGACGGGATGTGAAGACTCTCCCATCTCTGGTTCTTCGTGAAGTGGCGAGTAccggctgctacctgaatgtggaggggtgccgatgcgtaTTCCCCCTCGTGTGGATATCTGTGCGTTCGTTCGTCTTCGCCtcggaggcggaggaggcaacaccggaggtggtggcggcggtggagtAACCGCGACAAGTCgggaatcctcagaaggattctgctgctgctgtggctgctgttgctgctgctggagGTGCAAGGGAGAGCTGTGTTGCGGCTGGTGCAGAggagagttatggtaactaggggtaaaTACCCAGTCATGCTGCCTGAATCTCACCTCAAAGCTGTCGGGACCATTGTATGGTGATCCCACAAAAGgtgacccatcagaaatctcgataGGGTGGTTCGGAGTTCCAGATGGTGGCATTGAGGGATCGGTATCTTCATCGACATCCATCGCATTGTCGCCAGGGAAATGGTCTtctggtccaagtgggttaaaacccatagGTACATCAAGGTAGTCAGCAGGGTTGAACAGGCCTTGGAAAACAGGTGATGGTTGGTCAAAGGGTGATTGGTGTCCTTGGAGAGGAATATAGGACTGGTgagagttgtggggctcattttcggATTGAGGCCCAAAGGAGTGTGGGATAGAAGGCGAGGTACTCAGTGAAACCGAGTGCCTTGCGGGTTCAGTAAAAGACCTCCACAGATTTTGAGCATCTGTGTTATGGGAGCCTAAAGGTGTTCGCCTGTGCGAAGGTCCGGCTTCATGGTCGTTTGGGGCTGCATATGCTCcttgtccccttcctcttcctctcatacgtggcggcattttggtgaacctgtcaaaaatcaaacaagtgacacaaaaaaatatatataagacaaacTTAGAAAATAAGACAAATTTTGGATATTTCCTAAGTtttttgtctagactcgagaatcgaggaatgttcaattgtgtaactgagattaaacacaaaaggctagtgtttaattcactcagagttggctctgataccaacctgtcacacccctaatttccacgtgtcaccggtgggcccggtggggagtatagtgacgtagttggcatcatcatagacaaacaacacaatatataaatgcacagcggaagcaaagatagattcatttcaactttaatagagTGTAATATTAATtatcactaatagttgaaacggatccacaggcggatcaaaataaaaataagatattgttcaacagatttattgtcatccaagcttgcgagacttattgtggacgctctagaagacagccagcctatttcgtgtagtacctgcacttaaccttttgggaaaatacgtcagtttacactggtaaatacaatttaactgactcattttgaaaaaggttgaaaattgatttaaatgcacatggcataaaaatatttttataacttgggataattatgttatataatcttgtaaaggatttacatgttacttatgcgttcagtagcccggttcgtgccgggttaaagatcaattgACACACCACAAAAATTGAGTTATACActtgacaggtgtacgcctacaccccgtgctcaggtcgtggctatctcgtaagataatgccgaggatatccgggacatggtcattaaccccccaaaggctttaagcaataaaacacattcaaaacaaggcatctcaataaattaacctctattcgattaaagaattcgatgccggaccaaacggtattttatataccgtatcccaagcccgtattgggaaaataagttaaaagtatttaccttggtaagtataaatcacaactagcaagtgaaggtagcttttactggttcttctattctggaacaaaggtttataataacctattagattcctaacagatctttatttaagcctaagcttagaccggatagttttaaggacgatacggttcaagcgcacgattaagcgaagaccggatagaacgtgatttagacctgacaagtttggatacttgtataatatgggtatgctaaatacattctggattttgagacaaaaatgataatgtttgacccgttttggtcaatttatgcaaactagttacataaaccgaaccaaacgcgaaaagagcgttacgggtagccacaagagtcatatgcaagtttcctgagataatatgcttcaaatatgttataatatcagtaagataGCTTCTATTATGCCCCATGCGAGATTAAACTCAacttacgcctcataagggcattttgatcatttaaaagattataaaagagttaaatttgtaatctgagttacaggtctgatttatacagtaaatatacttaatttaacatatcataacagtagggtatgacccatatacaaaatttatcatttaaaaccaaactatgcaccttaggggtatttcggtaatttcacaagggcttaaacggtcaaaactggaaacctgagttcaaaaacttatacttactgttattttataaaaatatgttaaaaacatcagtaggtataacccTTATACGCttaatatggttatagtacatactatgcgttaaaaacgcttaaaaaggcgatttagagccgtttccgggttttcaaaagaaagctgatatttttatatttccagaatgctcaaaataattgatttaacaaataaaatcagtagaaaaaggtttggggtcgaaaagatttataaaactcattttatggccaaaaaggtcaaaaccggtattaaccgaattaaacttagagacctatgatacgatcagccaaaaattaaataaaaatcttcgaaaatcccaaaatattatataacatcagttggtaaaaagtttggtatcaaaaagtgggcttaaataggttatacactaattacgccgtttatttaacataaagctttagatttacgatatcgggcataactctaaatctggacctccaactgatatcaaattttcggtgcaagtttataaatcagtaacaaaggtttctaccctttcatttttccaaaaatcacgttttatagcaaaaagggcaaaatagtcatatttaagcataaaccggtaacatgcatatgaatcggacaagtgttgaaccaagttgtaaaatctcagagagttgtacatatataaaaatggtccaaaataagccctaaggcagatctcaaacatacatgcacggatccgaatcgagagtcaaagaaaaagtcattttataagactttcggttccgatccgggtttatactgaaaattgtcgagttggtcatgataaaacatgttcttacattcattacaaagttattttgatgatcaaacagattgcatgtgacctacattactatttatgataaattttgcaaaaacacattctgttgactttttaagaaaagctttgactcgacaatcatcatgcttaaagtgagaatctgaaaatacccttttgagggtttgtttcccacataaataccaacttgtaggtactttcaatttgagaaatgactgagccattttcgtttaatcgtaaagtcaaactatatttacgacggattgactttcggttgaataactaagctagaacgaattagagaagggtatgaacacttacaagagtcctaataaagcttagagatcactagAAAGTCGGCTTGATGTCCatagagctccagagatggtcTTGTGAATTTTTGAGAATGCAAGTGTTTTTGGTTTTACTACTTCAAGACCCTTTTATGCAGATTTTGGTGAGTTGTGAGGCTGCCACAGAGGTCTAGAGAGGTTATGAGAAGGTTACAAGTGCCCCTAGATGCATGTAAGTTGATTGGTGAGGCCCTGGAGTCGGTTACAGCTGGATACAACTCGCAAAACAGACCTGGAACTGGCAGTTGGCTGTTTTCTGTCACTGGGcaggtcacgcggcccgcttaagggtgCCAGGTGGGCCGCCTGGCTTCATCTGATCCACAAAAAAAACTTTTTCAAAGTTTgcgttttggtccctggtccttgcTTACGAGGTTTTGGCCCTCTATCTTGCTCATTAGAccttcaaacttgatttttaaggaccttgggacatttacaaacatggtaaagtcTTTGGTTAAccttgcgctcacccgaaaagtcatgaaattcaaCGTTGAGGCATTTAGCCCTTCGTGTacggttttgatcataactttctcatacgataacgaaacttcatgaaatttttaccacatattctagtgagtatattttatcactacaaagcttcgggtttgccaaaagatcactcagaggtataaattcaacatgttgacacgtttagcccctgtagtttgtaattcctcactttcttacattttccgcttcgtatgatccatgatttatccgtttgagaTTATAAACATCAAGTAGGGTTATTTTAGAGCCTATctttccattgttgacactttggacccttataattccatagtttcactgtttgtcaactttagtccctctaaagtatgtttacACTTATCCAAAGCCTATGCCACGTGTCattgcattattggacgtaaatttccgaggtgttacacccCCTGACCCGATTCTCGACCACACTACGTCCACTTAAGATCTCTAGTAACACCACTCTGTAACTATAGACGTCACTCTTTTCTGTTATGTTAATTGTGTAACCATATTCTGCAAAAAATAGAATAAAACAAATAAGTCCATACATGAATCTATCTTTTTAAATTGATTAACAAAAATATTCTTCTAATATGAATATTTAGGATTAAGTTAATCATATTAGATATTCTTGTTCCTCAAGTGGTCTTAAAATGCATGTCAATTTCAAGAGACGGGTCAAATAAAAAATCAGGTaaaaagtaaacgggtcaaatggggcGAAAACATTGCCCAAAACATGACACGGTGagctgttcggaacggtagtttaacgtttcacccgaaatcggtgaacctcgtagatagaatccgaatcttgaaccacacaactgttagaatgattagtgagttggctcaagctccgtttctactggtttgaaggcattgagtgtaaaagagttgaaagaaagttgggaaaaTCCTTCTTTTAATCCTTCACACcgtgtaaatgttcagatctgtgatggATCCTTGTTACTCGAACCAAATTAAAACAATTATTAGTTAGCCTATTATGATacgaacccattttgacccgttactcaACCCAACCCGCCAAAATCAAAAGACTTATAAtagagaaaaataaaaaaagcttCCATAAGGATATCTAAGAATGTGGTGAAGATGACATTTCAATTCTAACGTTGTTCATATGCCTGCAGACAAACATATATACCATATATATTAACTAAAATAGCAAAGAGCATGACATATGAAAGTAAAAGGAGTAAAGGAGTGAACCTCATTTAGATATTTAGTACCAGGTTCAACCAATTCATCAACTCTGCCATAATCGTCTAGATCAACTGGTGTATTTTGCTCACGAACATATTCATTTTCTTGAGCCTTATCCTTCCATCCATCTACTTTGCAATTAGTCCATTGTTCTTCAAACTCTATTGTTATAGGTTCAAATAAAAACCAAAATAAATTTATCAGTTTATTAAAATTGAACAATTCAAGCTTTCTCTAATTAACATTTAGATCAACTTTCACTCCTTTACTCTTTTTATCTATACtattataaaaaggagaagtgatgtatAAAAAAGTAATTTGACCATGGGTACACATTTTTAAGAAGCATGTACAAGGGACTGCAAGCTGGTAGAAGAGGAAGTTCATCAGATTTTTAAGACGCTCCAGGGGCAGGCTAGGGATTTCACCCATAAACCCTAATATCCGATTATATAGCTTGTAAATGAATCGTCTTGCAATTGAGACGGTGGGAGTCTCCAGGTTGCAGATGAAGCATCGTGTGTTTCATTATCAACAACGGTGGCAGCTAGCACGAAGCCAATCGTTTTGGTTTTGTAGTTCCCGAGGTACGATCTGTTTGTGTTTTGAGTGTAGATGCTGTTTGATGATCAGATAAATTAGTCTATAATTTTTTATTCGGGTTGTGTGAtttagttttcatttttttttacctgaTTTTCAATCACTTGAAAGTGGTTCCTGATATATGCTTATCAGATGGTTCTGAATTTGTTTATGTTTGGCACAATATGTTGTTGTTTATAGGGTTTTGAGTGACTGGATATATACCGATGTTGATTATTGTGTTTATCTTGCAGCAACCAGCAGGAATCTTATGAATCCAAATCAAGCCCAGGCTGAGTTTAGGTGTCCCAAATTTCctgtcattttgataaaatggAATAAAGTAATTCGTTTCCCCAAATATATATACCTAAATTTGTGGTTACACACACTCAGATCAAATTTTCCTAAACCACACTTGTACACATGGGTTTCCATTGATTTTGATCTAAACTCATAGAAAATCATCGCTTTACAGTCAATAGGATCACCATCAAGATTGGTCTCTGATGCTGGTGTCTTGCATGATTGGTAAGAAATAGGTTTCTCATTCCTTTTTATATGTTAGCATAATCTTGTGTTTTTTTCTTTGATTTATCCGCTTATGTGAAATTATATTTTAAATGTAGGTGTGAACCATTTCCCACTTATCCACTGACATACGACATGCTTCATGCAAATGGGCTCCTTTCGTACTTTATAAACCGTTCGCTTGTTATGATACAACATTTCTAACAATGTGTACCAAGAACGAGTCATATTTGTAGATAAATTGAAGCTTGAGATAGAAACCGAAGTGCCAGGAAGATGATATTGAAGAGAGTGAAGTTCTTGAAGGTTATAGATGCAAGAATCACACATGTGTCAAATGGCGTTACGCTTCATATGCCCATTGCAGCTATGTATAGTTGATTAATGGGTCGCTCCGGCATTAATCTAGCAATCGGACATAGATAATATTTTCACCGGATCGTTAGTGGGTCGCTCCAGCATTAATCTAGCAATCATCTTGATCATAGGTAGGTTTTTCATATCATTTGTTTATGTTCCTACTGTTTTTACAACTGttgataacaaaaaaaaaagatcatgtttatttatgtactaACGTTAATGTGTTACAGGTTGCGTATTTGCAACTTCAATCGCGAAAGAAGAATCCGACAAGTTAGGAACTGTTATCGGGATTGATCTCGGGACTATCTATTCATGTGTTGGTGTTTATAAGAACGGACACGTTGGAATCATAGCCAATGATCAAGGAAACCGTATCACCCCATCGTGGTTGACTTTCATGGACAATGAGAGGTTGATCGGTGAGGCGGTCAAGAATCAGGCGGCTGTAAACGCCGAAAGGACCTTATTTGATGTCAAGAGACTCATTGGCAGAAAATGTGAACTTAATACTATATTCTTGCATCGTGGGATATAACTGAGTACGTTTTGTTTACTTATTTCACATtgtaactttgttttgatatgtTTGAGGATAAAGAAGTCCAAAAAGATATGAAACTGAAGGTACTTCATTTGTCTAATCATACACGGGTCAGGTTGGTGCCATAAGGGTACATTTTTATTGGTCTAAAACAGGTCGGGTTGGTGTcacattgtattttttttatgaGTAAAAAACGAGCCAGGTTGAGTTGTAGGATTCTTGAAACCGTGAAATTTTCTCAGGATCCAAAAACCGGAAGATATAATTAGAAAATCTATCACATTACTGTGGCAAAGGTACAAATTGCTTTATTCCACGCGATATTATATTATCTTTCAAAAAAAAGTAAATATATTTCTTTGGTTTTGACATTTTGTAGGATTCTTCACGATTCGGTTCTGTTGGAGAGGTTTCGATCAATTTTGCAAGTTATGCAGAGGCTACAAAGCTTTCTTCTCTATCTCTTCCTCTTATAAACGCTAATTCTGGAGCTGTATTGCATGTTGGTCCCTTCTTCCTTTCGATTTTTTATGGTAACTGGATTTGTTAATTTGAGTTTAATAATTGTTTATGTCGTTTGAATTAGGTATCGATTCAAAGGGTGCAACGGACTTCTGATCAGAGGTaaatataaatttcaaaaaaaaaaaaaacgctttCGTTTTCTATTCCTTTTAACTTGTTAAAGTATTTTGTGTATACTTATACCATTTGCAGGGACATTGATGGAATTTGTGATGACGGTCATCATGATCGAAGCTTAAGGTTACACTTTGGCAATGGTGACGTAGAAGAGAGTTCCGATGCTTTTTCTATGATAAATCTGTAAGCTTTTGACCGCTTGTTTCCGTAATGCGATATTATGTATGCAGAGTATATGCACATTCTTTATTCCATTGAAAAGACGATTTTGATAAGAATTTTTCACGAAAGCTAATTTAATTGTCGATTGATATAAACGACGTTCGTGTCTACAGGTACAGTACTTTGAATGGCTTTGGTTGTCATTGTGGTCAACCATGCAGCGGGAAGTTAATAGGCGCTCTTTGCCTGTCGGAAGCTCTAAACGACCTAGAATCTAAACCTAACATCCGAATCATCAACGAAACCTCCTTTCACCTCGACCGTAATCAAACCTAC comes from the Helianthus annuus cultivar XRQ/B chromosome 4, HanXRQr2.0-SUNRISE, whole genome shotgun sequence genome and includes:
- the LOC110887030 gene encoding uncharacterized protein LOC110887030, whose protein sequence is MNRLAIETVGVSRLQMKHRVFHYQQRWQLARSQSFWFCSSRATSRNLMNPNQAQAEFRCPKFPVILIKWNKKIIALQSIGSPSRLVSDAGVLHDWCEPFPTYPLTYDMLHANGLLSYFINRCVFATSIAKEESDKLGTVIGIDLGTIYSCVGVYKNGHVGIIANDQGNRITPSWLTFMDNERLIGEAVKNQAAKIYHITVAKDSSRFGSVGEVSINFASYAEATKLSSLSLPLINANSGAVLHVSIQRVQRTSDQRDIDGICDDGHHDRSLRLHFGNGDVEESSDAFSMINLYSTLNGFGCHCGQPCSGKLIGALCLSEALNDLESKPNIRIINETSFHLDRNQTYAEMTSEKNLRRVLRSELDRSLSKDNIIIVDSGNSIYGYRYELWTLMFAVSVGLLQIQQTICLPDVL